A stretch of DNA from Micromonospora peucetia:
ACGGGCTGGTGATCTTCCCGGCCACCCATTACGCGGCCGGCCCGGAGCGGATGGAACGGGCGATCCGCGACATCGAGGTGGAGCTGGCCGAGCGGCTGGCCGAGCTGGAGCGGCAGGGCAAGCTGCTGGAGGCGCAGCGGCTGCGGATGCGCACCACCTACGACATCGAGATGATGCGCCAGGTCGGGTTCTGCTCCGGCATCGAGAACTACTCGATGCACATGGACGGGCGGCTGCCGGGCAGCCCGCCGCACTGCCTGCTCGACTACTTCCCCGACGACTTCCTCACCGTCGTCGACGAGTCGCACGTGACCATCCCGCAGATCGGCGGCATGTACGAGGGCGACGCGTCGCGCAAGCGGATGCTGATCGACCACGGCTTCCGGTTGCCCAGCGCCGCCGACAACCGGCCGCTGCGCTTCGACGAGTTCCTGGAGCGGGTCGGCCAGCTGGTCTTCCTCTCCGCCACGCCCGGCCCGTGGGAGCTGGAGCAGGCCCAGGGCGAGTTCGTCGAGCAGGTGATCCGGCCCACCGGCCTGATCGACCCGGAGGTCGTCATCAAGCCCACCAAGGGCCAGATCGACGACCTGATGCACGAGATCAAGCTACGCACCGAGCGCGACGAGCGGGTACTGGTCACCACGCTGACCAAGAAGATGGCCGAGGACCTGTCCGACTACCTCCTGGAGAACGGCATCCGGGTGCGCTACCTGCACTCCGAGGTCGACACGCTGCGCCGGGTGGAGCTGCTGCGGGAGCTGCGCAAGGGCGACTACGACGTGCTGGTCGGCATCAACCTGCTCCGGGAGGGTCTCGACCTGCCGGAGGTGTCGCTGGTCGCCATCCTCGACGCCGACAAGGAGGGCTTCCTGCGTAGCGGCCGGTCGCTGATCCAGACCATCGGCCGGGCGGCCCGGAACGTCTCCGGCCAGGTGCACATGTACGCCGACAAGATCACTCCCTCGATGGCCCAGGCGATCGAGGAGACGGACCGGCGGCGGGCCAAGCAGATCGCGCACAACGAGGCGCACGGCATCAGCCCCGAGCCGCTGCGCAAGAAGATCCACGACATTCTCGACGACATCTACCGCGAGGCGGAGGACACCGAGAACAGTCGGGTCGGCGGCGCGGCGCGGCAGCTCTCCCGGGGGAAGGCACCGGTCAAGGAGACCCGCAGCCGTAGTCGGGCTGGCGGCGCCGGGCCCGCGCGGGAGGGGATGGCCCAGGCCGAGCTGGCCCAGCTCATCCAGGAGCTCAACGACCAGATGCTGGCCGCGGCCCGGGAGCTTCAGTTCGAGCTGGCGGCCCGGATCCGCGACGAGGTCTCCGACCTCAAGAAGGAGTTGCGCGGCATGGAGGCCGCGGGCGTGAAGTGACGGCGGGGCAGGACGGTGGCGCCCGGGCGACGGGAACTGGTCAGCGTGACCGGGGGCGCTCAAGGTCAGTGATTGCGTTAAGCGAGCAGGCTATTGCGCTCAGTGATCGCCCTGCGTAGTCTGCCTCGATGGGGAGGCTGGGGATGCCGTTGCCAACGAGTCCGGTCATTCGTCGCGCCCGGCTGGGCGCCGAGCTGCGCCAGCTGCGACGGCGGGAGGCACTGACCCTGGAGCAGGTCTGTGACCGGCTGGGTTGGGCCTCCACATCGAAGCTGTCCCGCATCGAGCTGGGGCAGAGCCGGCCGGACCTGGCCGACGTGCTCGACCTGCTCGACGTCTACGAGGTGCCGCCGCCGCAACGCGACGCACTCATCGTCATCGCCCGTGACGCCGCCACCAGCCGGGGCTGGTGGAAGTCGTTGGGGGAGATGGGCGAGCGGCAGCGCACCTATGCCGAGTTGGAGGCGGGGGCGGCGAGCATCGTCGACTGGCAGCCCGCCGTCGTGCCGGGGTTGCTCCAGACCCCGGCGTACGCCCGGCTGCGGATCGCCGCCGGCCGGCTGTTCGACCCGGCCCTCGACGTGGACGCCGACGTGCGCGCCCGGGCGCTGCGGCACGAGGTGCTGCGGCGGGTCGACCCGCCCCGCTACACGGCGGTGCTCGCCGAGCCGGCCTGCGAGGCCGGCGCCGACATCTCGCCGAAGGTGTGGCGGGAGCAGTTGCGGCACCTGGTCGACCTGGCCGGCCTGCCGCACGTGACGATCCGGATGCTGCCCAGGGGAGTCACCGCGCGGGGCGGGGCGCAGCCGCTCACGCCATACTCCTGCTACTCGTTTCCGGATCCGGCCGACCCGCGCACGGTGATGCTGGAAGCGCTGACCACCGACGTGCGTCTGGTGACGGCGGCCGACGTCGACCGCTACGAGCAGCTCACGGGCTGGCTGCTGGACGCGGCCCTCGGCCCGGACGAGACGGTCGCGGTGCTGGACCGGCTCGCCGCCGACTGACCCGGGTCACAGGTGGCGGCGGAAACCGCCCGCCGGGCCGATCACGGCTGGGCGGTCGACCGGCGCTGCGGCCCAGTGCGATCCGCACGGTCTTCACCGCCGCCCCGTCACCCGGCTCCGCCGGGCCCGGGCGCGCGCACGGTGACCGGAGGGCAGCGGACATCGCCGCGCGGCAACCGGGCCCGGCGCCCCCGAGCCCGTCGGGACCGGCGGCCGACGCGTGCACGGCGCACCATAGAGCAGGCGTACGACAGACTCAGGCCGGCACGTCCACGAAGTGCTCGACCAGTGGCGGGTTGGCGAAGTGCGGGCCGATCAGCGCCCGCCACCGCGCGAAGCGTTCGGTGCCCCGGAAGTTGTCGTTGTGCGCCTCGACGGAGTCCCACTCGACCAGCAGCACGAACCGGCTCGGGGACTCGACGCCCCGGGTCATCCGTACCGACCGGCAGCCGGGCGTCCCGGCGAGCACCGGATGCCCCTCGGCGTACGCGGCGGCGAACTCGTCCTCGTGGCCCGGCAGTACGTCGATGAGCGCGACCTCAAGCACCATGCCGGAAGCCTTTCACGCCGCCGCGCGGGCCGGATACCGCGGGCCCCACCTGGAACACCTAGCCTCCTAGGAAGCTAACCGGTGGTGTGCCCCGTCACGGCACACGTCGATAGACGTTCGCGAGTGGGGAAGGACACCGGCCGCCCGGGCTGCGGGCGCTCGCCGCGATGGGCAACAATGACGGTCGAGGAGGGGAGTATTCCCTCGCGACGGAGTCGTCAGCACGGTCGATCAGCCATCCTGGACGCTCGACCCGGCCCGTCGGTCACCGCCCTCGGGCGGTGGTGGAAGAGACCTCCGACAGTCACCACAGTCAGCGTCGCGGCACACCGCGCCCGCCAAGGGCGTACGGTGTGCCCGTCGTTGCGTGTCTGCCGGAGGAAAAGAGCCTTGGACGTGTCCGGACTGGTCTGGGCGGGAACGCTCGTCGCCCTGACGGGGATCCTGCTCGTGGATCTGCTGATCGTCGGTCGGCGACCGCACGAGCCCAGCGTGCGCGAGTCGAGCCTCTGGGTCGGTTTCTACGTGGCCCTGGCCCTTCTCTTCGGTGCCGGCCTCTGGCTGGCCTCCGGAGCCAGCGTGGCCGGGCAGTTCTACACCGGCTGGCTGACGGAGTACAGCCTCTCGGTCGACAACCTGTTCGTCTTCGTGATCATCATGGCCCGGTTCGGGGTGCCCCGGCAGTACCAGCAGAAGGTGCTGCTCATCGGCATCGTGCTGGCGCTGGTCATGCGGGGCGGTTTCATCGCCGCCGGCGCGGCGCTGATCTCCCAGTTCTCCTGGGTGTTCTACATCTTCGGCGCGTTCCTGATCTACACCGCGATCAACCTCGCCCGGCAGGGTGAGCCGGACGAGGACGAGTTCTCCGAGAACATGTTGATCCGGTGGAGCCGCAAGGCACTGCCGATCTCCCGGGACTACGACGGCGCCAGGATGACCACCCACACGGAGACCGGCAAGCGGATCTTCACCCCGATGCTGATCGTCATGATCGCCATCGGCACCACCGATCTGATCTTCGCGCTCGACTCGATTCCGGCGATCTTCGGCATCACCCAGGAGCCGTACCTGGTCTTCACCGCCAACGTCTTCGCGCTGATGGGCCTGCGGCAGCTCTACTTCCTGCTCGGCGGCCTGCTGAACCGTCTGATCTACCTCAGCTACGGCCTGGCCGTGGTGCTCGGCTTCATCGGCGTCAAGCTGGTGCTGGAGGCCCTCGCCGACAACCGCCTGTCGTTCGTCAACGGCGGCGAGCACGTCTCCTGGGCCCCGCACATCCCGATCTGGCTCTCGCTGACGATCATCCTCGGCACTCTCGCGGTGGCCACCGTGGCCAGCCTGGTCAAGTCCTCCCGGGACCGGCGGCGGGTGCTGACCGACGCCCGCCACTGAGGCGTACGCGACACGACGAGGGGGCGCTCCCGGACCGGGAGCGCCCCCTCGTGTCGTGTGTGGTCAGAACCGGTGCACGCCGACCAGGGTGGCGGTGCGTTCGTCGGGCAGTCGCTCCTCCAGCACCCGGCGTTGCAGGTAACAGGCGTGCAGCATCCGCCGGTCGTCGTCGGGGCGCGGGTCGGCGGTGACGATGCCGATGTGGTGGATCCGGCGTCCGGGCCGGGCGAAGAAGTAGAGGTCGCCGGGGCGTTCCGCGCCCAGCGGCACCGGCGTGGTGGCCGTCGCCTGGTCGCTGGCGTCGCGCGGCAGCAGTACGCCGAGCCGCCGCCCGGCCAGGTGGACGAGGCCGGAGCAGTCGATGCCGTACGCCGACACCCCACCCCAGATGTAGACGACGTCGACCAGCCGCTGGGCCACGGCCAGCATCTCGTCGGCCGACGGCGGTGTGGTGGGCACCGGTACGGCATCGTCGCTGGGCAGCCAGAGCGGCTCGGCGTGGCCCGGCGCGTGCACGGGAAGCCAGCCGTCGACCGCCGGCCCGGCGGGGGTCAGCCGGGTGCCGAGCACGACTCCGGGGAGCACCTCGGCGCCGCCCGGGGCGGCGCGCAGGGCGGTGACGGTGGCGTCGACCACGAGCGGGTCGGCGTCGGCGGTGCCGGCGGCCGGGGCGAGCTGCTCGACGGGCAGCCAGCCGGGGTAGCCGTCCGGGTGCAGCCGGGGGGCCGGCTGCTCGACCGCCACCACGTGCGCCCAGCCGTCGGGGCGCAACTCGGTGACGAGCACCCGCTCGCCGAGCAGCAGCTGGGTCAGCACGCAGTCGCCGACCTGCTGGTCGATGTCCATGCCGGAGATCCAGGCGGCGATGTCGGTACGCGTGGCCAGGGCGGGGCCGTCGACGGGTCGTACCGCCTCGGGGCCGCTCCAGAGGGTCGCGACGGCGACCCGGATCACGGCCTCCCGGCCCGGTTGCAGCTCCACGTCCACCCCCAGCTCGCGCCGAATGCCCTCGACCCTATGAAAGTTTTCGACAGGCATCAACTATGAGCCTGCATTTTTACTTCAGTCACGGAGCTGATGCCGAGGCCGGGCGCGTCCGGCAGCACGACGGTCGCACCCTCGTAGCGCAGGCCGCCGCGCACCGGCGACCAGGCCAGCCACCAGGCGGCGTCCAGGTCGGCCACGGCCGTGGTGCCGTAGGCGCCGACCAGGCTCGCGGCGGCGCCGATGCCCACCTGGCTCTCCATCATCGACCCGACGACGGTGCCGAGGCCGTGCGCGGCGGCCAGGTCGAGCAGGGTCCGGGCCGGGTGCAGGCCGCCGCACTTGGCGAGCTTGACGTTGACCATGTCGGCGGCCCGGCGGCGGATCACCTCGACCAGGTCACGGACGCCGAAGACCGACTCGTCGGCGAGGATCGGCACGTCCACCCGGTCGCTGACCCAGGCCAACCCGTCCAGGTCCCAGCGGGCGACCGGCTGTTCGACCAGTTCCACGTCCAGCCCGGCGTCCTCGACGCCCCGGATCACCCGGACCGCCTCGCGCGGAGTCCAGCCCTGGTTGGCGTCGAGCCGGATCCGCACCCCGTTGCCGACGGCGGAGCGCACCGCGCGGACCCGCTCCAGGTCGCCGGCGGCGTCGGTGCCCACCTTCAGCTTGAGCACGCCGAAGCCCTCCGCCCGCCGCTGCCGGGCCGCCGCCGCCAGGTCCACCGCCTCGCCCGCGGCGAGCGTGACGTCCGTGGGCACCCGCAGGGCGGTGCCTCCGAGCAGCCGGACCAGCGGTACGCCGAGCCGCCGAGCCGCCAGGTCGTGCAGCGCGACGTCGACGGCCGCCTTGGCCGCCTCGTTGCCGACGACCACCCGTTGCACCTCCGTGCAGCGGGCCACCAGGTCGTCGGCATCGCGGCCGGTGACCGCCGGGCCGATCAGTTCGCGGACGCACGCCTCGGAACCGGCGACCGACGCCCCGGTCACCTGCCACACCTGTGGCGCCTCGCCGTAGCCGGACCGGCCGTCGGCATCGACCACCTCCACCACCAGGGTCTCCACAGTGGTGGTACGGCGCAGCGCGGTGACGAACGGCGTGTGTAAGGGGGCGGAAAGCCGATGCGTGCGTACCGCGGCGATCGTCATGTGGGGCACCCTATACGGACGCGAGCAGGCGAAGGGGAGGCCGGCATGAGCGAGCGTGGTGAGCGAATCGGCGGGCGCGGGGTGTCTCATGGCGGTACGGAGCGGAGCGGAGGACCGGCATGAGCGAACGGGACTGGGAACTGGTGGGCGCGCCGAACGCGCGGGACCTCGGCGGCCTGGTCGGCGCCGATGGCCGGAAGGTGCGTCCGGGAGTGCTGATCCGCACTCCGGCGCTGGGTCGGCTGATCGACGAGGATCTGCCGGTGCTGGCCAAGCTCGGCCCGGCCTGCGTGGTGGACCTGCGGGACCAGTCGGAGATGGTGGTCGCCCCGCCGGACCGGCTGGCCGGGGAACCGAGGGTGGTGCACCTGCCGGTGCACGACGCCGAGCACCCCGTCTTCACGTACGTCTCGGCGGTGCTGCTCGGGCACGACCTGGGCGCGTACGCGGCGTTGGCGGAGCAGGGCACCCCGGCGGCGATGGCGTCGATCTACCGGTGGTTCGTCAGCGGGGAGTCGGCGCGGGCGAGCTTCGGTGCGGCGGTGCGGTTGGCGGCGGAGGCGGAGAACCTGCCGTTGGTCTACCACTGTTCGGCGGGGAAGGACCGGACCGGCTGGTTGACGGCGTTGCTGCTCGGCGCGCTGGGGGTGGACGAGGCCGCGATCCGGGCGGACTACCTGGCGAACAACCGGCTGACCGAGAGCCTGCGGGAGGTCATCCTGGAGGCGATGCGGCGCCGGATGCCGGGGCTGGACGCCGAGGCGGTGCGGCCGGTGCTGGAGGTGCGTCCGGAGTACCTGGACGCCGCGTACGCGGAGGTGTACCGGGTGCACGGGTCGTTCGGGGCGTACCTGCGCGACGGGCTCGGGGTGACCGACGACGTCCGGGCGGCGCTGCGGGCGCACCTGCTGGAGTGACGGCTCCGACCGTCACAGGTCGTGTCGGGCGGCCCAGGCCGCGGCGGAGACGCCCGCGATCAGCCGGCAGGCGTCGTCCTCGTCCTCGCCGGAGGGGCCGCCGTCGGCGAGGTCGGTGGTGGTGCAGACGACGATCGCGTACGGCGGCGCGTCGCCGGGGAAGACCACCCCCGCGCCGTGCCGCACGCCGCGCACCCAGCCGTTCTTGTGCGCGATGCGGGTGCCCTCGGGCAGCCCGGCGGCCAGGTCCTCGCGGTGTTCCTGGGCGAACAGCACGTCGAGCATGGCGGCGCAGCCGGCGGGCGAGGCGAGCGGGCCCGGGGCGTGTGCGCCGGCGGCCAGCGCGCCGAGCAGCGCGGCCAGGTCGGCGGCGGTGACGAGATTGGTGACGCCCGCCTCGCGGGCGGAGAAGTCCTCGATGCCCCGGCCGGTGACGCTGTGCCGGGCACCGGCGAGCTCCCACACCCGGGCCACGGCGGGCAGTCCGACGTGGTCGATGACCAGGTTGGTGGCGAGGTTGCTGGAGCGGACGATCATCCGGTGGGCGAGCCAGCGCAGCGGCGCTTCGCCGCCGACCCGCTCCCAGACGGCCTCGTCGTTGTCGTAGTGCCGGGCGCAGGAGAACCGGGGCGCGCCGGGCAGCGCCGAGTCGAACTCGTTGCGTACCGGCGCCGGGGTGTCCAGGTCGAGGGTGCCGGCCTCGGCGGCG
This window harbors:
- the uvrB gene encoding excinuclease ABC subunit UvrB — protein: MALDIPRLDGRFQVVSDFQPAGDQPAAIDDLERRVRRGDRNTVLLGATGTGKSATTAWLIERVQRPTLVLAPNKTLCAQLAKEFSELLPHNAVEYFVSYYDYYQPEAYIPQTDTYIEKDSSINEEVERLRHSATMSLLTRRDVIVVATVSAIYGLGTPEEYLDRAVRVAVGQELDRDQLLRRLVDIQYTRNDMAFNRGTFRVRGDTLEIIPAYEELAVRIELFGDEVEKLYYLNPLTGDVVREVDGLVIFPATHYAAGPERMERAIRDIEVELAERLAELERQGKLLEAQRLRMRTTYDIEMMRQVGFCSGIENYSMHMDGRLPGSPPHCLLDYFPDDFLTVVDESHVTIPQIGGMYEGDASRKRMLIDHGFRLPSAADNRPLRFDEFLERVGQLVFLSATPGPWELEQAQGEFVEQVIRPTGLIDPEVVIKPTKGQIDDLMHEIKLRTERDERVLVTTLTKKMAEDLSDYLLENGIRVRYLHSEVDTLRRVELLRELRKGDYDVLVGINLLREGLDLPEVSLVAILDADKEGFLRSGRSLIQTIGRAARNVSGQVHMYADKITPSMAQAIEETDRRRAKQIAHNEAHGISPEPLRKKIHDILDDIYREAEDTENSRVGGAARQLSRGKAPVKETRSRSRAGGAGPAREGMAQAELAQLIQELNDQMLAAARELQFELAARIRDEVSDLKKELRGMEAAGVK
- a CDS encoding helix-turn-helix domain-containing protein, with amino-acid sequence MPLPTSPVIRRARLGAELRQLRRREALTLEQVCDRLGWASTSKLSRIELGQSRPDLADVLDLLDVYEVPPPQRDALIVIARDAATSRGWWKSLGEMGERQRTYAELEAGAASIVDWQPAVVPGLLQTPAYARLRIAAGRLFDPALDVDADVRARALRHEVLRRVDPPRYTAVLAEPACEAGADISPKVWREQLRHLVDLAGLPHVTIRMLPRGVTARGGAQPLTPYSCYSFPDPADPRTVMLEALTTDVRLVTAADVDRYEQLTGWLLDAALGPDETVAVLDRLAAD
- a CDS encoding antibiotic biosynthesis monooxygenase family protein, producing the protein MVLEVALIDVLPGHEDEFAAAYAEGHPVLAGTPGCRSVRMTRGVESPSRFVLLVEWDSVEAHNDNFRGTERFARWRALIGPHFANPPLVEHFVDVPA
- a CDS encoding TerC family protein, with translation MDVSGLVWAGTLVALTGILLVDLLIVGRRPHEPSVRESSLWVGFYVALALLFGAGLWLASGASVAGQFYTGWLTEYSLSVDNLFVFVIIMARFGVPRQYQQKVLLIGIVLALVMRGGFIAAGAALISQFSWVFYIFGAFLIYTAINLARQGEPDEDEFSENMLIRWSRKALPISRDYDGARMTTHTETGKRIFTPMLIVMIAIGTTDLIFALDSIPAIFGITQEPYLVFTANVFALMGLRQLYFLLGGLLNRLIYLSYGLAVVLGFIGVKLVLEALADNRLSFVNGGEHVSWAPHIPIWLSLTIILGTLAVATVASLVKSSRDRRRVLTDARH
- a CDS encoding NlpC/P60 family protein, whose translation is MPVENFHRVEGIRRELGVDVELQPGREAVIRVAVATLWSGPEAVRPVDGPALATRTDIAAWISGMDIDQQVGDCVLTQLLLGERVLVTELRPDGWAHVVAVEQPAPRLHPDGYPGWLPVEQLAPAAGTADADPLVVDATVTALRAAPGGAEVLPGVVLGTRLTPAGPAVDGWLPVHAPGHAEPLWLPSDDAVPVPTTPPSADEMLAVAQRLVDVVYIWGGVSAYGIDCSGLVHLAGRRLGVLLPRDASDQATATTPVPLGAERPGDLYFFARPGRRIHHIGIVTADPRPDDDRRMLHACYLQRRVLEERLPDERTATLVGVHRF
- a CDS encoding mandelate racemase/muconate lactonizing enzyme family protein, whose translation is MTIAAVRTHRLSAPLHTPFVTALRRTTTVETLVVEVVDADGRSGYGEAPQVWQVTGASVAGSEACVRELIGPAVTGRDADDLVARCTEVQRVVVGNEAAKAAVDVALHDLAARRLGVPLVRLLGGTALRVPTDVTLAAGEAVDLAAAARQRRAEGFGVLKLKVGTDAAGDLERVRAVRSAVGNGVRIRLDANQGWTPREAVRVIRGVEDAGLDVELVEQPVARWDLDGLAWVSDRVDVPILADESVFGVRDLVEVIRRRAADMVNVKLAKCGGLHPARTLLDLAAAHGLGTVVGSMMESQVGIGAAASLVGAYGTTAVADLDAAWWLAWSPVRGGLRYEGATVVLPDAPGLGISSVTEVKMQAHS
- a CDS encoding tyrosine-protein phosphatase, giving the protein MSERDWELVGAPNARDLGGLVGADGRKVRPGVLIRTPALGRLIDEDLPVLAKLGPACVVDLRDQSEMVVAPPDRLAGEPRVVHLPVHDAEHPVFTYVSAVLLGHDLGAYAALAEQGTPAAMASIYRWFVSGESARASFGAAVRLAAEAENLPLVYHCSAGKDRTGWLTALLLGALGVDEAAIRADYLANNRLTESLREVILEAMRRRMPGLDAEAVRPVLEVRPEYLDAAYAEVYRVHGSFGAYLRDGLGVTDDVRAALRAHLLE
- a CDS encoding serine hydrolase, with the translated sequence MTWDQLDARLDGVPGTVSAYLGRVGAAPAWTRHADESHYAASTMKAAVLVALHRAAEAGTLDLDTPAPVRNEFDSALPGAPRFSCARHYDNDEAVWERVGGEAPLRWLAHRMIVRSSNLATNLVIDHVGLPAVARVWELAGARHSVTGRGIEDFSAREAGVTNLVTAADLAALLGALAAGAHAPGPLASPAGCAAMLDVLFAQEHREDLAAGLPEGTRIAHKNGWVRGVRHGAGVVFPGDAPPYAIVVCTTTDLADGGPSGEDEDDACRLIAGVSAAAWAARHDL